The following proteins come from a genomic window of Anas acuta chromosome 22, bAnaAcu1.1, whole genome shotgun sequence:
- the FBXO2 gene encoding F-box only protein 2 isoform X1, whose translation MESLPEAVLIRILASIPAVDLVLACRLVCCQWKNLVDGAALWILKCQQEGLTGTESEENAENWQNFYFLSKKRRNLIKNPCGEEDLQHWGDVHNGGDGWKIEELPGDFGKEFPSEGVHKYFVTSYEWCRKSQVIDLRAEGYWEELMDTTQPKIVVKDWYAGRSDAGCLYELYVKLLSENEDVLAEYKTETIAIPQDNDANWTEISHTFSNYGPGVRFVCFEHGGQDTLFWKGWYGVRVTNSSVTVEP comes from the exons GGCATGCCGCCTGGTCTGCTGCCAGTGGAAGAACCTGGTCGATGGAGCTGCTCTCTGGATCCTGAAGTGTCAGCAGGAAGGCCTCACTGGAACAGAGTCAGAGGAGAATGCAGAGAACTGGCAAAACTTCTACTTCCTGAGTAAGAAGAGGAGGAATCTCATCAAAAACCCGTGTGGCGAAG AAGACTTGCAACACTGGGGAGATGTGCATAATGGAGGTGATGGCTGGAAAATTGAAGAGCTCCCTGGAGACTTTGGAAAAGAATTCCCTAGTGAAGGAGTTCATAAATACTTTGTTACATCTTATGA gtgGTGTCGGAAGTCTCAGGTCATTGACCTGAGAGCTGAGGGCTACTGGGAAGAGCTGATGGATACAACCCAGCCTAAAATTGTGGTGAAAGACTG GTACGCAGGACGCAGTGATGCTGGCTGCCTTTACGAGCTCTATGTGAAGCTGCTTTCAGAGAATGAGGATGTGCTGGCTGAGTACAAGACTGAGACTATTGCCATCCCACAGGACAATGATGCCAACTGGACTGAG ATCTCCCACACCTTTTCCAACTATGGTCCTGGGGTCCGCTTTGTCTGCTTTGAGCACGGTGGCCAGGACACCCTGTTCTGGAAGGGATGGTATGGTGTACGTGTTACCAACAGCAGTGTGACGGTGGAACCATAG